A section of the Chloroflexota bacterium genome encodes:
- a CDS encoding DUF72 domain-containing protein — translation MASNGERPEIRIGTSGWVYQHWRSIFYPTELPSAKWLAFYADHFQTVELNASFYRLPSENAFRAWATSVPEGFIFAVKASRFVTHVKKLKDAGEAIENLLVRARLMGPKLGPILYQLPPGWNCNLERLADFLALLPTDLRYAFEFRNSTWLTEPVYETLERYGAALCIISLPEYPLILRATAPFVYIRLHGAQALYGSRYSDRELAWWAEQIAAFRDEGRDVYVYFNNDAFGYAVENAFTLRRVLGEGC, via the coding sequence ATGGCATCGAATGGAGAGCGGCCAGAGATCCGGATCGGTACCTCCGGCTGGGTGTACCAACATTGGCGCAGCATCTTCTACCCAACGGAGTTGCCCAGCGCAAAATGGTTGGCCTTCTACGCCGACCATTTCCAGACCGTAGAATTGAATGCTAGTTTCTACCGCTTGCCGAGCGAGAACGCTTTCCGCGCCTGGGCGACTAGCGTGCCAGAGGGGTTCATTTTTGCCGTGAAGGCCAGTCGCTTTGTGACGCACGTAAAGAAACTGAAAGATGCAGGCGAAGCCATTGAGAACCTCCTCGTCCGAGCACGCCTGATGGGCCCCAAATTGGGCCCTATTTTGTACCAATTGCCGCCAGGATGGAACTGCAATCTAGAACGCCTGGCGGATTTCCTGGCTCTGCTGCCGACCGACCTACGCTATGCTTTTGAGTTCCGTAATAGCACATGGCTGACAGAACCCGTATATGAAACGCTCGAACGATATGGTGCTGCGCTGTGCATCATCAGCCTGCCCGAATATCCCCTGATCCTGCGCGCTACTGCGCCTTTTGTTTATATCCGTCTGCATGGAGCGCAGGCGCTCTACGGGAGCCGGTACAGTGACCGAGAGTTAGCCTGGTGGGCAGAGCAAATAGCCGCTTTCCGCGATGAGGGGCGTGACGTGTATGTCTATTTCAACAACGATGCCTTTGGCTACGCGGTAGAGAACGCTTTCACCTTGCGACGCGTGCTTGGAGAAGGTTGTTAG
- a CDS encoding nitroreductase family protein: protein MSRRSFIKGAALTSLAATLSACISDKIVPTPTIVPEEIALPTPRTEGPMSLEETLAKRRSVRQFTTQSLTWDELSQLLWATQGVTDPRGFRTAPSAGALYPLEVYLATPEAAYRYIPQGHRVVLQIQGDHRIALWHAGLQQEALREAPVIFVLAAVYGRTERKYGGRAARYVQLEAGHAAQNLLLQAVALGLGAVPIGAFADEEIQIALALPADHKPLYLIPVGYPRV, encoded by the coding sequence ATGAGCCGTCGCAGTTTCATTAAAGGGGCTGCCCTGACAAGTTTGGCCGCAACTCTTTCAGCATGCATCTCCGACAAGATAGTTCCCACACCTACCATAGTACCAGAAGAGATTGCCCTGCCTACACCTCGCACCGAGGGGCCGATGTCCTTGGAGGAAACTCTTGCCAAAAGGCGGTCGGTGCGTCAGTTTACCACCCAGTCACTGACCTGGGACGAACTTTCACAACTGCTTTGGGCCACTCAAGGAGTCACGGATCCAAGGGGATTCCGGACTGCTCCCTCGGCCGGCGCACTTTACCCGCTGGAAGTCTATTTGGCCACCCCCGAAGCGGCATACCGTTATATACCACAGGGGCATCGAGTAGTCCTCCAGATACAAGGGGACCATCGCATTGCCTTGTGGCACGCCGGACTTCAGCAGGAGGCGTTACGAGAGGCACCAGTGATCTTCGTGCTGGCTGCGGTATACGGGCGAACAGAGCGCAAATATGGCGGACGGGCAGCACGTTATGTACAATTAGAGGCTGGCCACGCGGCGCAAAACCTGCTGTTGCAAGCCGTTGCCCTGGGTCTGGGCGCAGTGCCTATCGGGGCTTTCGCGGATGAAGAGATTCAGATCGCACTCGCACTACCTGCTGACCACAAGCCTCTATATCTCATCCCGGTAGGTTACCCGAGGGTATAG